Proteins found in one Thermoanaerobaculia bacterium genomic segment:
- a CDS encoding S8 family serine peptidase, protein MTRLPTLFTGAFLLCSAASSSADSFLRLPPATEIAGCGVHPTQVIDYGTFLWAVISDDEAARLAAAGRSDLLVADAGQVRVPGFAFDPLRDGEPAGEPATAADSGSSLQLVQLLGPPKSEWHAALEQAGVRVLQYYPHNTYLVWADPAAAGRARSLPFVRWAGAFQPAYKLGSALAGRTGKIANLVAFVYADGVSSAVVDAVTAIGGRTVRVAKASADGAFQTIEMPADASAIAALARNPNVIWLGVRSPRPVPEDEMSDQIVAGNHPGGVPAMGYLAHLATLGVDGTGVTWAISDTGVDWDHPDLASRLVGGYSPPDGDCIVPGQPGSDCPGGGHGTHVAGIVAGDAAAGFTDGGGFLYGLGMAPAASLFALNVFADSVALDDATRIALAGGAIGSNNSWATSAGSGWGYTADARLSDILVRDGNLDTPSFAEPFLQVFSAGNSGPNPSTITEPKEAKNILSVANSWNARRGNIDTIASGSSRGPAIDGRTLPTVTAPGSEIASTRNDTAGSCSTAIAGTSNRYALCSGTSMASPHVAGAVILATEWWRQNHAGADPSMAMAKALLVNGAVDMGTADIPNNNEGWGRVDITRVIQPGWSIVHFDQQNVFNGTGQQMTRQFEIDDPGQPLRVTLAWSDAPGAAGANPALVNDLDLQVVHGAQTYRGNFFASGASVPGGTADSLNNLENVFVSSPLAGPVTITITASSIGGDGVPYNGFPTDQDFALVCSNCRLQELFSDGFGTADTSAWSLAFP, encoded by the coding sequence ATGACTCGGCTGCCTACCCTCTTTACTGGAGCTTTTCTCCTTTGCTCCGCCGCGTCGAGCTCAGCCGATTCGTTCCTCCGCCTGCCGCCGGCGACCGAGATCGCCGGCTGCGGGGTGCATCCGACTCAAGTCATCGACTACGGTACTTTTCTCTGGGCCGTGATCTCCGACGACGAGGCTGCACGCCTTGCGGCCGCCGGCCGCTCCGATCTCCTCGTGGCCGACGCCGGCCAAGTGCGTGTGCCCGGCTTCGCCTTCGATCCGCTGCGCGACGGCGAACCGGCAGGCGAGCCGGCCACGGCAGCTGACTCCGGCAGCTCCCTGCAGCTGGTGCAGCTCCTCGGTCCGCCGAAGAGCGAGTGGCACGCCGCGCTCGAGCAGGCCGGCGTTCGCGTCCTGCAGTACTACCCGCACAACACCTATCTCGTCTGGGCCGACCCGGCGGCGGCCGGGCGCGCCCGGTCTCTGCCGTTCGTGCGCTGGGCGGGAGCCTTCCAGCCGGCCTACAAACTCGGCAGCGCCCTCGCGGGCCGCACCGGGAAGATCGCCAACCTCGTCGCCTTCGTCTATGCGGACGGCGTGAGCAGCGCCGTCGTCGATGCTGTGACGGCTATCGGGGGAAGGACCGTGCGCGTCGCGAAGGCCTCGGCCGACGGCGCCTTCCAGACCATCGAAATGCCGGCCGACGCTTCGGCGATCGCCGCGTTGGCCCGGAATCCGAACGTCATCTGGCTCGGGGTTCGCAGCCCGCGCCCGGTGCCCGAGGACGAGATGTCGGACCAGATCGTCGCCGGCAACCACCCCGGCGGCGTGCCGGCGATGGGCTACCTGGCGCACCTCGCGACCCTCGGAGTCGACGGCACCGGAGTGACCTGGGCGATCTCGGATACCGGCGTCGACTGGGACCATCCGGACCTCGCGTCGCGCCTCGTCGGTGGCTACTCGCCGCCCGATGGCGACTGCATCGTCCCCGGCCAGCCCGGCAGCGACTGCCCGGGTGGCGGGCACGGCACCCACGTCGCGGGCATCGTCGCTGGCGACGCCGCCGCCGGCTTCACGGACGGCGGCGGCTTCCTCTACGGCCTCGGTATGGCGCCGGCGGCGAGTCTCTTCGCGCTCAACGTCTTCGCCGACTCGGTCGCGCTCGACGATGCGACGAGGATCGCCCTCGCCGGCGGCGCCATCGGCTCCAACAACTCCTGGGCCACGAGCGCCGGGAGCGGTTGGGGCTACACCGCCGACGCCCGCCTTTCGGACATCCTGGTGCGCGACGGCAACCTCGACACGCCGTCCTTCGCCGAGCCGTTCCTGCAGGTCTTCTCGGCAGGAAACTCGGGGCCCAACCCTTCGACGATCACCGAGCCCAAAGAGGCCAAGAACATCCTCAGCGTCGCGAACAGCTGGAACGCCCGCCGCGGGAACATCGATACGATCGCCTCAGGCAGCAGCCGGGGCCCGGCGATCGACGGCCGGACCCTGCCGACGGTCACCGCCCCGGGCTCGGAGATCGCCTCGACGCGCAACGACACCGCCGGCAGTTGCTCAACGGCGATCGCCGGCACCAGCAACCGCTACGCATTGTGCTCCGGCACCAGCATGGCCAGCCCGCACGTCGCCGGCGCGGTCATCCTCGCGACCGAATGGTGGCGGCAGAATCATGCCGGCGCCGACCCGAGCATGGCGATGGCCAAGGCGCTGCTGGTCAACGGCGCCGTCGACATGGGCACCGCCGACATTCCGAACAACAACGAAGGTTGGGGACGGGTCGACATCACGCGGGTGATCCAGCCGGGGTGGTCGATCGTCCACTTCGACCAACAGAACGTCTTCAACGGCACCGGACAGCAGATGACGAGACAGTTCGAGATCGACGATCCCGGGCAGCCGTTGCGGGTGACGCTCGCCTGGTCCGACGCCCCGGGAGCGGCAGGAGCCAATCCAGCGCTGGTCAATGACCTCGATCTTCAGGTCGTGCACGGCGCCCAGACCTACCGTGGGAACTTCTTCGCCAGCGGCGCCTCGGTTCCGGGCGGCACCGCCGACAGCCTGAACAACCTGGAGAACGTCTTCGTCTCGTCGCCGCTCGCCGGCCCGGTGACCATCACGATCACTGCCAGCTCGATCGGCGGCGACGGCGTGCCGTACAACGGTTTCCCGACCGACCAGGATTTCGCGCTCGTCTGTTCGAACTGCCGCCTGCAGGAGCTCTTCTCCGACGGCTTCGGGACCGCCGACACCTCGGCCTGGTCGCTCGCCTTCCCCTGA